ATATATCGAGATTGGAACCGCTCTGAATGATACTGATGGATATATTGATAGAGATGCCTGCCGGGTCTGGGGACAGAGGCTAAGGTATGGAAGCAAAGATCTATATCCGTAGTGGTTCTTTCCACCCCGTGTAAGATAACAGCATATCCACCGATTAAGGATAGATAGCCTTTTATCCCAGAAAAACGGCTGAAACCATCAAAGATCTCTTTGATCTTTTCTAAGGTATCGCTTATAGACTTCATATTCCGAAACCCCTTCCGCCGTGCTCTTGATCTTTAATATATCATTAAATATTTTCTCCATGGTCTTGATCCTCTCAAGAGGAGAAAGGGAGAGGAACTTTTTTCTTCCTTCATCTTTTCGTTGTTCAATTATATTAGCCATTATTCTACCTCAAGATTTCGACCTGTATGGTTAGCTTAACCTTACTCACATCTTTTAAAAACCACGAAGAACACGAAGAACACGAAGGACACCACGAAGATTTTTTTAATCACATTTACCTTACCCTTAATTACTTTCTTCGTGAACTTTGTGCTCTTCGTGGTTTATCTTTGCTTTTCCCTACCTAATCATACAGGTCGCAAGATTTCGGACGGCGGACTCGGGAAAAGCAGCGCCGCTTAATTGGTAGTGAGAGTGGAGAGAAGAGACATCTCCGCTCTCCACTCTCCGCTCTTAGAGCCTATCCTAAAACCAGGGCCACTGATTACGCAGGAGAGGTTTTGGGATAGATACTTAGTATAGCATCAATCGTGGGAATTGTAAAGGATTAATTCAGGCCCAAGTAACTTATAAAGGTCTTGACTTTGAATCAGATTCATGTTATATAATAAAGTTACCTGGTAAGCGTTCAGGTATCATTTAGTCGGGGCTGCCCTTAAAGGTGAAGGAGTAAACTTATGGAATTCTTAGATGTCAAAACAGACTTTGCCTTCAAGAAGATCTTTGGTTCAGAGGCGAGCAAGGATATCTTAATCAGCTTCCTGAATTCTGTCATCGATTTTGAAGGAAATGAACGGATAGTTGACCTGACTATCGTCGATCCCTATCAGATACCATTAATCAAAGGGATGAAGGATACATTCGTCGATGTTAAGGCCAGACTGTCAAATCAGAAAAGGGTCATCATCGAGATGCAGGTTTTAAATGTAGAGGGGTTTGAGAAAAGGATCTTGTACAATGCCGCTAAGGCCTATTCCTCTCAACTAAAGAAAGCAGAGTCATTCACCACCCTTGAGCCTATTATTGCCCTGACCATTACAGACTTCAGGATGTTTGAGGAGATAGATAATATCATTACCTATTTCAACCTGATAGAAAAAGAGACATTAATAAAATACAGTGATGAGATAGAATTGATTTTTATCGAGCTTCCCAAGTTTACAAAAAATGAAGATGAGCTTAGCTCAATAACCGACAAATGGATATACTTTATAAAAAATGCCGGCAGCCTCGAATATACCCCCAAGACATTAATCGAAGAGGTGGAAATAAAAAAGGCCTTTGAGATAGCCAATACCGCCGGTATGAGTGAAGCAGAGTTAGAGGTCCAATTTAAGAGACACGATTTTATCTACCTCCAGAAGAGTTCCATTGAGTTTGCCCTGAAACGGGGTCGGGAAGAAGGCAAAAAGGAAGGCAAGGAAGAGGGCAGAAAGGAAGGCAAAAAGGAAAAGGCAATAGAGGTGGCCAAGTCTCTTTTAGGTCTGGGGGTTGATATGGAAAAAATATCAAAGGCTACCGGATTAACCATAGAAGAGGTTGAAGGGTTGTGAGACCATTTGGCAATGAACACCAATAGAATCCTTCTTTCCCATGGCTCTGGGGGGAAACTTACCCATTCTTTAATTCGCGAGATATTTTTAAAGGAATTTAGAAATGAAATATTGGAGCCGCTAAGTGACAGCGCTGTCTTCAGGGTAAAGGAAGGAAGGTTGGCTTACACTACTGACTCGTATGTAGTCGATCCTATCTTCTTTCCAGGCGGGGACATAGGAAGACTTTCCGTGTGCGGCACCGTAAATGATTTAGCTATGAGTGGGGCAAAGCCGCTCTATCTATCCGCTTCTTTCATTATGGAAGAAGGCCTTCTGGTAGCTGCTCTAATGGCCATCCTGAAGTCAATGAAAGAGGCAGCCAATGAGGCAGGCGTTAAAATTGTCTGTGGAGATACAAAGGTTGTTTCCAAAGGCGCCGCCGATAAGATATTCATTACTACCTCTGGACTTGGTTTGATTCCGGAGGGGGTGGAGATTTCGCCAACTCAAATAAGACCAGGCGACGGTGTGATCCTAAGTGGTCCCATAGGCGACCACGGCATAGCCATATTAAGCCAAAGGGAAGGGCTTGCGTTTAGCTCAAGTATCTCCTCGGATGCGGCCCCCTTAAATCATCTGGTGGCTTCAATATTGGATGAGGCCGGGGACGGGATCCATGCCCTTCGTGATCCGACCAGAGGTGGATTGGCGACAACCTTGAATGAATTTACCCATGAGGCTGATTTTGGAATAAGAATCTATGAGGAGAAGATACCGGTGAGAGATAGTGTTAAAGGGGCATGTGAACTACTTGGTCTTGATTCCCTTTATATGGCCAATGAGGGAAAGTTAGTGGCGGTTACCTCCAGGGATTCTTCTAAAAAGGTTCTTTCCTGCATGAAAAGAAATAGCCTGGGGGTAGATGCTGAGATTATCGGGGAAATTATAAAGGAACCGGCCGGTATTGTCTCTTTAGTCACCCGCCTTGGTGGGACAAGGATATTAGACATGCAGACCGGAGAACAGCTTCCCAGGATATGTTAACGGCCGGCCCGTATCTTCTCCATAATTCGGGGTAAGGTAAGATAGAGATTGGAGATAGTTACTGCCAAAGGCGGCCTAATTGTAACCGTTCAGCCACAGATGCACACAGATGAAACACGGAAAATCCGTGAGCCGTGTCCGTGATTCGGGTCTGTCCTTAGGCTGTAGGGACAACCCTTGTGGTTGTCCGTCTACGGAACGGACATGGACAAGCACGGACAGGGACAAGCCCTGTCCCTACACTTCCGCCTTCTGTCCTGTGTTATTTATCCGTGCTAATTCGTGCATACCTGAACGGTTACGCCTAATTTAAGGAGGAGGCTATGATAAAGTTTGAAGATAAGAATCAACGATTGAAATCGACCACTAAATATCTGATCTCAATTTTTTCTCTGGCTTTATTGATCGGGTTATTGATGGCTATTTTTTTCCCTTGCCCAGAATCAGAATTTGAGGATCAGGCCGAATATAATAATATCGCCTGGAATATCCTTCAAGGGCATGGTTATTCTATAAATAAAGTTGAGCCTTATGATCCTACAGCTCGACGTGGCCCTACCTATCCTTTCTTTCTGGCCGCCATTTATTTATTTTTTGGGCAGAATTATACCGCCGTCTATATAATCCAGGCCATTCTATATGCCTTCACCTGCTTGATAATTTACCTGCTGGGAAGAGAAGCCTTTGATAATAAACGGATTGGCTTGATAGCCGCTTTGGGAGCCGCCCTATATCCTGCCTTTTGGGTATTCATCCGACAACTTATGACCGAACCATTATTTGCCTTTTTATTAGCCATGATTCTTCTCTTATGGATTAGAGCTATTAAAGAAAAATCAGCCCGGTGGTATCCGCTCCTAGGGGTATTAATCGCCATAGGGGCCTTGTGCCGAACTACCCTGGCGGCTTTTCCCCTTTTCATCTTATTAGGTTTACTCCTTCTCTACCAGGATAAAAAGAGGGCTATCATTGATGGAGGAGTAGTTCTCCTGATAACCTTTCTGGTGATTGCTCCTTGGACGGCCAGGAACTATTTTGTCTTACATCGCTTTATTCCTATTACATCTGATATGGGTAGAGCTCTCGTGGCGGCAATAATACCCTACGAGAATCGGAAGCAACAGGAAGCTGTTAGAAAGGAGATTATGCCTAAACTTGAAAAGATGATGAGTGAAGAGAAAAAGTCCTTTGATGAGGCGGCTCAGGCGTTAGCCCGGAGTGAATTCAAAAAGGATCCTTGGAAATACTTTAAGTTCTTACCCCAGAAATTGTTCTTATTTTGGAGGCCGTATAGCTACAGTGAGATGTTTGGCGTGAAGGCTCCAAGTTGGGAATATATGGAGAATAAGTCTTATGGCCCCTTATTCTTAAAGTTTGCCTTATTGACCTTGAATACACTTCCTCTCCTATTGGGGATGGTGGGCCTATTTTTTATTCGAGATAAATGGCGGACGGCTCTACCTCTCCTTTTAATAATTGTTTACTTTACACTTGTTCATACTATGGTTCATGCTGGAACCGGCACTCGTTACCACGTCCCGATAATGTCGGCTGTATTTGTCCTTGCTTCACTTGGAATTGTAAAGGTAATCGGGTTGGTAAAACCCGGTGATCGGTAAGATGCTCGATGCTCGATGCTCGATGCTCGATGTTCGATACTCGATGCTGGATGCTCGATGCTGGATGCTCGATGCTGGATGCTCGATGCTCGATGCTGGATGCTCGATGCTCGATGCTGGAGGCTGGATGCTCGATGCTGGATGCTCGATGCTGGATGCTCGATGCTCGATGCTCGATGCTCGATGCTTGATGCTCGATACTCGATGCTGGATGCTCGATGCTCGATGCTGGATGCTCGATGTTGGGAAAGGATTCAGTATCCAGCATCGAGGATCGAATATCGAGCATCGAGGATGGTCTTGTGGCGGCGGGAGGCCGCGCTATGAGGTCATTGTTCACGTTTCTAACCGCAGCTTTTTTATTTCAAGCAAGTTGTTCACCGGTTAACACGGTAACCATTACCAAAGAAGTAAGCCCTCAAATAGATAGTAAACAGATAAAAAGAACAGCCATTATATCTTTTACGGCTGAAGAAACTAATAAAGACATAGGGGGTGTAATTGAAAATATATTTAGGGGAGAGATAGCCCCTCATACTTCCTTTTACATCTTGAATTCTTATGAGGTTCAAAACTTGAGTGAAGGAGCGGAGGTCAGTGAGACTGTAATCACCAATGAAGCTAAAGCAATTGAATTGGCTGAACGACTTAACATAGATATTCTGCTGTTTTTAAAGATAGATGATTTTGAAGTGGAAGAAAGGCATGATTTTGTCCTCAAGGATCGCTATTTACCTTCAGAACAGAGATATCAATTTTATAGGGTGGATTATCTTGAGCTAAGCAACCAGTTGAAAATGAAGGTCTATTTATTAAGCGGGTCATCAGGGCATATCCTCTGGGAAAAAGAATATACCCAGGTTGAATCTAAACGTACCCTGGCCAGGGATGAATCTCCTCGTGAAGAGTATGATGGTGATCTCTTGAAGGCGTTATTGAAGCCGTCAATAACTGATTTTATGGCCTTAATTAGTTCCAGGAAGCGAGCCTATAAGAGACACCTTGTCTTAGAATAGATGCTCGATGCTCGATGCTCGAGCATCGAGTACAAAGGGGAGAGAGATTGATCTTAGAAGATATTTACCGGGATATTAAAGAAGATCTAATCAAAGTGGAAGAACTTCTCAAGGAGGCGCTTAGTGACGACAACCCTTTCATTCACCACATAAATGACTATCTCCTTACCTTCCAAGGAAAACGTCTGCGACCGGCTATGGTGCTTTTGACGGCTTCGGCCTTTAACTATCAGGGCGAGGAAAAGATTAAACTGGCTACAGCTATTGAACTTATCCATACGGCCACTTTGGTTCATGATGACATTATTGATGAAGCTGATACCAGGCGTTTCAGCCCCACCTTAAATGCCCGTTTCAGTCCTCAAATAGCTGTTCTGGTGGGTGATCTCCTTTATGCCAGGGCGCTGTATATGCTGGCTGGGCAGGTTGATTCTGAAATCACCAGGGTCATGGCGGCCAGCGTTAACCAGGTTGTCACCGGAGAGATAGAACAGATCTCCCATTGCTATAACCAGGCATTGACCCAGACCCAGTACCTGGAGATTATCGCTAAAAAAACCGGTTCCCTTATGGCGGCCTGTTCCCAGACAGCCGCTATGCTGGCGGG
This bacterium DNA region includes the following protein-coding sequences:
- a CDS encoding Rpn family recombination-promoting nuclease/putative transposase; this translates as MEFLDVKTDFAFKKIFGSEASKDILISFLNSVIDFEGNERIVDLTIVDPYQIPLIKGMKDTFVDVKARLSNQKRVIIEMQVLNVEGFEKRILYNAAKAYSSQLKKAESFTTLEPIIALTITDFRMFEEIDNIITYFNLIEKETLIKYSDEIELIFIELPKFTKNEDELSSITDKWIYFIKNAGSLEYTPKTLIEEVEIKKAFEIANTAGMSEAELEVQFKRHDFIYLQKSSIEFALKRGREEGKKEGKEEGRKEGKKEKAIEVAKSLLGLGVDMEKISKATGLTIEEVEGL
- the hypE gene encoding hydrogenase expression/formation protein HypE; protein product: MNTNRILLSHGSGGKLTHSLIREIFLKEFRNEILEPLSDSAVFRVKEGRLAYTTDSYVVDPIFFPGGDIGRLSVCGTVNDLAMSGAKPLYLSASFIMEEGLLVAALMAILKSMKEAANEAGVKIVCGDTKVVSKGAADKIFITTSGLGLIPEGVEISPTQIRPGDGVILSGPIGDHGIAILSQREGLAFSSSISSDAAPLNHLVASILDEAGDGIHALRDPTRGGLATTLNEFTHEADFGIRIYEEKIPVRDSVKGACELLGLDSLYMANEGKLVAVTSRDSSKKVLSCMKRNSLGVDAEIIGEIIKEPAGIVSLVTRLGGTRILDMQTGEQLPRIC
- a CDS encoding glycosyltransferase family 39 protein produces the protein MIKFEDKNQRLKSTTKYLISIFSLALLIGLLMAIFFPCPESEFEDQAEYNNIAWNILQGHGYSINKVEPYDPTARRGPTYPFFLAAIYLFFGQNYTAVYIIQAILYAFTCLIIYLLGREAFDNKRIGLIAALGAALYPAFWVFIRQLMTEPLFAFLLAMILLLWIRAIKEKSARWYPLLGVLIAIGALCRTTLAAFPLFILLGLLLLYQDKKRAIIDGGVVLLITFLVIAPWTARNYFVLHRFIPITSDMGRALVAAIIPYENRKQQEAVRKEIMPKLEKMMSEEKKSFDEAAQALARSEFKKDPWKYFKFLPQKLFLFWRPYSYSEMFGVKAPSWEYMENKSYGPLFLKFALLTLNTLPLLLGMVGLFFIRDKWRTALPLLLIIVYFTLVHTMVHAGTGTRYHVPIMSAVFVLASLGIVKVIGLVKPGDR
- a CDS encoding AraC family transcriptional regulator — translated: MLDARCSILDAGCSMLDARCWMLDARCWMLDARCWRLDARCWMLDAGCSMLDARCSMLDARYSMLDARCSMLDARCWERIQYPASRIEYRASRMVLWRREAAL
- a CDS encoding polyprenyl synthetase family protein: MLEHRVQRGERLILEDIYRDIKEDLIKVEELLKEALSDDNPFIHHINDYLLTFQGKRLRPAMVLLTASAFNYQGEEKIKLATAIELIHTATLVHDDIIDEADTRRFSPTLNARFSPQIAVLVGDLLYARALYMLAGQVDSEITRVMAASVNQVVTGEIEQISHCYNQALTQTQYLEIIAKKTGSLMAACSQTAAMLAGRSPQEVEILRDGGLKVGIAFQIVDDCLDLTSRESRLGKPVRNDYHRGKLTLPLIYALSRAREEERKTPDNIFEWASEQIAELLDRYEAIDYSFQVVKKYVDEAKEKLEIIEKKESRERLKKLFDYIVEREY